A DNA window from Chelativorans sp. AA-79 contains the following coding sequences:
- a CDS encoding ABC transporter substrate-binding protein: protein MKSIKVFLTATTFLAAATAAKAVDLEVTHWWTSGGEAAAVAEFAKAFDATGNKWVDGAIAGGGNTARPIMISRITGGDPMGATQFNHGQQAAELVEAGFMRDLTDLAEQEGWRDVVEPSSLLDSCTLDGRIYCVPVNIHSWEWLWLSNKAFEDAGVPVPANWDEFVAAAPALEKAGKIPLAVGSQSWQIHGVFRVLLISLAGPEIYQKVYGDKDAEVAAGPEVARIFKAADDARKMAAKSNVQDWNQATNLVITDQAGGQIIGDWAQGDFQVAGEVAGEDYTCLPGLGVGKALETGGDAFYFPLVDDPEVSKAQEELARVMLDPEVQVAFNLKKGSVPVRGDIDQSAANDCMKKGLAILEGGGAVPSQEQLMSPDVINQINDLMAEFFSTPSMTPEDAQQRFADIIGSAA, encoded by the coding sequence ATGAAATCTATCAAGGTATTCCTGACTGCGACGACGTTTCTGGCCGCCGCAACGGCCGCCAAGGCCGTCGATCTGGAAGTGACGCACTGGTGGACGTCCGGCGGCGAGGCTGCGGCCGTGGCCGAGTTCGCCAAGGCCTTCGACGCCACTGGAAACAAGTGGGTCGACGGCGCCATCGCCGGTGGCGGCAATACGGCGCGCCCCATTATGATCAGCCGCATCACCGGCGGCGACCCGATGGGTGCGACGCAGTTCAATCATGGCCAGCAGGCGGCGGAACTGGTCGAAGCCGGTTTCATGCGCGATCTGACCGACCTTGCCGAGCAGGAAGGCTGGCGCGACGTGGTTGAGCCGTCGTCGCTGCTCGACAGCTGTACGCTGGACGGCAGGATCTATTGCGTTCCCGTCAATATTCACTCCTGGGAATGGCTGTGGCTCTCCAACAAGGCTTTCGAGGATGCCGGCGTACCGGTCCCGGCGAACTGGGACGAGTTCGTCGCAGCCGCTCCGGCGTTGGAAAAGGCGGGCAAGATCCCGCTCGCCGTCGGCAGCCAGTCCTGGCAGATACATGGCGTATTCCGTGTGCTTCTGATTTCGCTCGCGGGGCCGGAGATCTATCAGAAGGTCTATGGCGACAAGGATGCCGAAGTGGCGGCCGGTCCGGAGGTCGCCAGGATATTCAAGGCCGCCGATGACGCGCGCAAGATGGCTGCCAAATCCAATGTGCAGGACTGGAACCAGGCGACCAATCTGGTGATCACGGACCAGGCCGGAGGCCAGATCATCGGCGACTGGGCCCAAGGCGATTTCCAGGTGGCGGGTGAAGTTGCGGGCGAGGACTATACCTGCCTCCCCGGGCTTGGCGTCGGCAAGGCTCTGGAAACCGGCGGCGATGCGTTCTACTTCCCGTTGGTGGACGATCCGGAGGTGTCCAAGGCGCAGGAGGAACTGGCCAGGGTCATGCTCGATCCCGAGGTGCAGGTCGCCTTCAACCTGAAGAAAGGGTCAGTGCCGGTCCGCGGCGACATCGATCAGAGTGCCGCCAACGACTGCATGAAGAAGGGTCTGGCAATTCTGGAGGGCGGTGGCGCCGTCCCCTCTCAGGAGCAGTTGATGTCGCCGGACGTCATCAACCAGATCAACGATCTGATGGCGGAATTCTTCAGCACGCCGTCGATGACGCCTGAGGATGCGCAGCAGCGTTTCGCCGATATCATCGGCAGCGCCGCCTGA
- the pcaD gene encoding 3-oxoadipate enol-lactonase: MAFARVNGVVLHYEVRGQAERPVIAFANSLGTDFRIWNEVALRLEGDFRLVLYDKRGHGLSEATPQPYAMTDHVQDLAALLDHLGIKAAAMVGLSVGGMIAQGLAALRPDLVRALVLCDTAHKIGNEELWNGRIKTANESGIASMADGIMQRWFTPAYRTPENPDYIGYLAMLTRTSPEGYAGTCAALRDADLTESTRALKVPTLCVVGDQDGSTPPDLVREMADLIQGARFEIIEDAGHLPCIEQPARTAELIRSFVTQVE; the protein is encoded by the coding sequence ATGGCATTTGCCCGCGTAAACGGTGTCGTGCTGCACTACGAGGTGCGGGGACAGGCTGAACGGCCGGTCATCGCCTTCGCCAATTCGCTTGGCACGGACTTCCGCATCTGGAACGAAGTCGCTCTCCGTCTCGAAGGCGACTTCCGCCTCGTCCTCTATGACAAGCGCGGGCACGGGCTTTCGGAGGCCACGCCGCAGCCCTACGCGATGACCGACCACGTGCAGGATCTCGCCGCTCTTCTCGACCATCTCGGCATCAAGGCCGCCGCCATGGTCGGCCTGTCCGTCGGGGGCATGATCGCCCAGGGGCTCGCGGCGCTCAGGCCGGATCTCGTGCGCGCGCTGGTGCTGTGCGACACGGCCCACAAGATCGGCAATGAGGAGCTCTGGAACGGACGCATCAAGACGGCGAACGAAAGCGGCATCGCCTCTATGGCGGACGGTATCATGCAGCGCTGGTTCACGCCCGCCTACCGCACGCCGGAGAATCCCGATTATATCGGCTATCTCGCAATGCTCACACGCACGAGCCCGGAGGGCTACGCCGGCACATGCGCGGCACTGCGCGATGCGGACCTGACCGAATCCACCCGGGCGCTGAAGGTGCCCACATTGTGCGTGGTCGGCGATCAGGACGGATCCACGCCGCCAGACCTCGTACGCGAGATGGCGGACCTCATCCAGGGCGCGCGCTTCGAGATCATCGAGGATGCGGGACATCTGCCCTGCATAGAGCAGCCGGCAAGGACGGCAGAGCTGATCCGGTCCTTTGTGACGCAGGTTGAATAG
- a CDS encoding TIGR01244 family sulfur transferase, which translates to MDIRSVNEDFAVTAQIAPVQVADIAGAGFKSIVCNRPDTEDGAVPHDAVEEAARAAGLEFRFIPVVSGAITEQNVRDMAAVLETLPRPVLAYCRSGARCLNLYGLVQQMKG; encoded by the coding sequence ATGGACATTCGCAGCGTCAACGAGGATTTCGCGGTCACCGCCCAGATCGCGCCCGTGCAGGTTGCCGACATCGCCGGGGCTGGTTTCAAGAGCATCGTCTGCAATCGTCCGGATACGGAAGACGGTGCGGTTCCCCATGATGCGGTGGAGGAGGCAGCACGCGCGGCCGGTCTCGAATTCCGCTTCATCCCGGTCGTCTCCGGCGCCATCACGGAACAGAACGTCCGCGACATGGCGGCGGTGCTCGAAACGCTCCCCCGGCCCGTGCTCGCCTATTGCCGCAGCGGCGCCCGCTGCCTCAATCTCTATGGCCTCGTGCAGCAGATGAAGGGCTGA
- a CDS encoding DinB family protein, with the protein MSALVDHFCTMAANNRWSNDRLYRAVLSLRPGEFEAARVSFFPSIAETLNHILVIDRYYLDALEEGGAGLAVFQDFAPFEEPAALTDAQREEDERLMAFCSGLSEEDMARRVATDRGEEGIFPERIDALLTHLFLHQIHHRGQVHAMLSGTTVKPPQLDEFFLDFDIPLRKEEVRRLRLRR; encoded by the coding sequence ATGTCCGCCCTTGTCGATCATTTCTGCACGATGGCAGCGAACAACCGCTGGTCCAACGACCGGCTCTATCGCGCCGTGCTTTCGCTTCGTCCGGGTGAGTTTGAAGCCGCGCGCGTCAGCTTCTTTCCTTCGATCGCAGAAACGCTGAACCACATCCTGGTGATCGATCGCTACTATCTCGACGCGCTGGAGGAAGGAGGGGCGGGACTCGCCGTTTTCCAGGACTTCGCCCCCTTCGAGGAGCCTGCCGCGCTTACCGACGCCCAGCGCGAGGAGGACGAGCGGCTGATGGCGTTTTGCTCGGGTCTTTCCGAGGAGGACATGGCCCGGCGGGTCGCCACCGATCGGGGCGAGGAGGGCATTTTCCCCGAACGCATCGATGCGCTGCTCACGCATCTTTTCCTGCACCAGATCCACCATCGCGGTCAGGTGCACGCGATGCTGTCCGGCACCACGGTCAAACCGCCGCAGCTCGATGAATTCTTCCTGGATTTCGATATCCCGCTTCGGAAGGAAGAGGTCAGGAGGCTCCGGCTCCGCCGATAG
- the tdh gene encoding L-threonine 3-dehydrogenase has product MSNMMKALVKAKPEEGLWMERVPLPEIGPNDVLIKVKKTAICGTDVHIWNWDEWARKTVPVPLVTGHEFVGEVADVGAAVSEYRVGQRVSGEGHIVCGHCRNCRAGRGHLCRNTLGVGVQRPGAFAEYLALPQHNVVAIPDDVPDEIAAIFDPLGNAVHTALSFDLVGEDVLVTGAGPIGIMGALVAQCVGARKVVITDINPGRLALAEKLGVRHTVNAREEKLADVMTRLGMTEGFDVGLEMSGSASAFRDMIDAMNNGGKIAILGIAPTGFEIDWNKVIFKMLHLKGIYGREMFETWYKMIALVQGPLDVSGLITHRIAVDDFREGFDAMRTGVAGKVVMDW; this is encoded by the coding sequence ATGTCCAACATGATGAAGGCACTGGTGAAGGCGAAGCCGGAGGAAGGGCTCTGGATGGAGCGCGTGCCGCTGCCGGAGATCGGCCCCAACGATGTGCTGATCAAGGTGAAGAAGACGGCGATCTGCGGCACCGACGTGCACATCTGGAACTGGGACGAGTGGGCGCGGAAGACCGTGCCGGTGCCTCTCGTCACCGGTCACGAATTCGTGGGCGAGGTGGCGGATGTGGGCGCCGCCGTCAGCGAATACCGCGTCGGCCAGCGCGTTTCCGGCGAGGGCCACATCGTGTGCGGCCACTGCCGCAACTGCCGCGCCGGCCGGGGGCATCTGTGCCGCAACACGCTGGGTGTGGGCGTGCAGCGCCCCGGCGCATTCGCCGAATATCTCGCCCTGCCGCAGCACAACGTGGTGGCGATCCCCGACGACGTGCCTGACGAGATCGCCGCGATCTTCGATCCGCTCGGCAACGCGGTGCACACCGCGCTCTCCTTCGATCTTGTGGGCGAGGACGTGCTGGTGACCGGGGCCGGGCCCATCGGCATCATGGGCGCGCTGGTGGCGCAATGCGTGGGCGCGCGCAAGGTGGTGATCACCGACATCAATCCGGGCCGGCTCGCGCTGGCCGAAAAGCTCGGCGTCCGCCACACGGTCAATGCCCGGGAGGAGAAGCTCGCCGATGTCATGACGCGCCTCGGCATGACCGAGGGCTTCGACGTGGGATTGGAAATGTCGGGCTCGGCTTCCGCCTTCCGCGACATGATCGACGCCATGAACAATGGCGGCAAGATCGCCATTCTCGGTATCGCGCCGACCGGCTTCGAGATCGACTGGAACAAGGTGATCTTCAAGATGCTGCACCTGAAGGGCATCTACGGCCGCGAGATGTTCGAGACCTGGTACAAGATGATCGCCTTGGTGCAGGGGCCGCTCGACGTCTCCGGCCTGATCACCCATCGCATAGCCGTCGACGATTTCCGCGAGGGCTTCGACGCCATGCGGACCGGCGTGGCGGGCAAGGTGGTGATGGATTGGTAA
- a CDS encoding glycine C-acetyltransferase produces MKASYLEHLSREIDGLKEAGLYKNERVITSMQSAAITSGGKKVLNFCANNYLGLADSEELREAAKAALDRYGYGMASVRFICGTQEEHKQLEAKISAFLRMEDTILYSSCFDANTGLFETLLGPEDAIISDALNHASIIDGVRLCKARRYRYANNDMTELEERLKEASDARFRLIATDGVFSMDGIIANLRTICDLAERYDAMVMVDDSHAVGFVGAHGRGTPEACGVEGRVDIVTGTLGKALGGASGGYTSARREVVEWLRQRSRPYLFSNTLAPVIASASLKVFDIVENGDGLRRRLYDNADRFRDEMTKLGFKLAGSGHPIIPVMIGDAALASKMAERLLDHGIYVIGFSFPVVPKGEARIRTQMSAAHSTGDIDRAVEAFGAVGRELGVIS; encoded by the coding sequence ATGAAAGCATCCTACCTTGAGCATCTCTCCCGCGAGATCGACGGTCTGAAAGAGGCCGGTCTCTACAAGAACGAGCGCGTCATCACCTCCATGCAATCCGCCGCGATCACGAGCGGCGGGAAGAAGGTGCTCAATTTTTGCGCCAACAACTATCTGGGCCTCGCCGATAGCGAGGAGCTGCGCGAGGCGGCCAAGGCCGCGCTCGACCGGTACGGCTACGGCATGGCATCCGTCCGCTTCATTTGCGGCACGCAGGAGGAGCACAAGCAGCTCGAGGCGAAAATCTCCGCATTTCTGAGGATGGAGGACACGATCCTCTATTCCTCCTGCTTCGATGCCAATACCGGCCTGTTCGAGACGCTGCTCGGGCCAGAGGACGCGATCATCTCCGATGCGCTCAACCACGCCTCGATCATCGACGGCGTCAGGCTCTGCAAGGCGCGGCGCTACCGCTACGCCAACAACGACATGACGGAGTTGGAGGAGCGGCTGAAGGAGGCATCCGACGCCCGCTTCCGGTTGATCGCCACGGACGGCGTCTTCTCCATGGACGGCATCATAGCAAATCTCCGGACCATCTGTGATCTCGCGGAAAGATATGACGCGATGGTGATGGTGGACGACAGTCATGCGGTGGGTTTCGTCGGCGCCCACGGACGGGGGACGCCGGAAGCCTGCGGCGTCGAGGGCCGGGTGGATATCGTCACCGGCACGCTCGGCAAGGCGCTGGGCGGCGCCTCCGGCGGCTATACGAGCGCCAGGAGGGAAGTGGTCGAGTGGCTGAGGCAGCGCTCGCGCCCCTATCTCTTCTCTAACACGCTGGCACCGGTGATCGCGTCGGCATCGCTCAAGGTGTTCGACATCGTGGAGAATGGCGACGGCTTGCGCCGCAGACTCTATGACAACGCGGATCGCTTCCGCGACGAGATGACGAAGCTCGGCTTCAAGCTTGCCGGCAGCGGCCATCCCATCATCCCGGTGATGATCGGCGATGCCGCGTTGGCATCGAAGATGGCTGAACGGCTGCTCGATCACGGCATCTATGTGATCGGCTTCTCCTTTCCCGTGGTGCCCAAGGGCGAGGCCCGCATCCGCACGCAGATGTCGGCTGCCCATTCGACGGGGGATATCGACCGGGCGGTCGAGGCTTTCGGGGCGGTCGGGCGGGAGCTGGGCGTCATCTCCTGA
- the queF gene encoding preQ(1) synthase, with protein sequence MTDTRNLTQLGGTAETPASPDAAVLETVPFSRGDGPPAIVRFTCPEFTSLCPVTGQPDFAHIVIDYAPDKLLVESKSLKLFLTSFRNHGAFHEECTILIGRRVAEAAKPLWLRIGGYWYPRGGIPIDVFWQTGAPPENAWVPETGVPPYRGRG encoded by the coding sequence ATGACCGATACACGCAACCTGACGCAGCTTGGCGGAACGGCGGAGACACCCGCCTCGCCCGACGCGGCGGTGCTCGAAACCGTGCCCTTCTCGCGGGGCGACGGCCCGCCTGCAATCGTCCGCTTCACCTGCCCCGAATTCACCTCGCTCTGCCCGGTGACGGGCCAGCCCGATTTCGCTCATATCGTCATCGACTACGCGCCGGACAAGCTTCTGGTCGAATCGAAATCGCTGAAGCTCTTCCTTACTTCCTTCCGCAACCACGGCGCCTTCCACGAGGAATGTACCATCCTTATCGGCCGGCGCGTGGCGGAAGCGGCCAAGCCGCTCTGGCTCAGGATCGGTGGCTATTGGTATCCACGCGGCGGCATCCCCATCGACGTCTTCTGGCAGACAGGCGCGCCGCCGGAAAACGCCTGGGTGCCCGAGACCGGTGTGCCGCCCTACAGAGGCCGGGGATAA
- the mutL gene encoding DNA mismatch repair endonuclease MutL, which translates to MPIRALSETVINQIAAGEVIERPASVVKELVENALDAGASRVEVATAGGGLTLIRVIDDGGGIPAEELPLAVARHCTSKLSDDIHDIRTLGFRGEALPSIGSVARLTLRSRTPGGDAGAEIIVDGGRLGPVKPVAANRGTTVEVRDLFFATPARLKFMKGVRAETSAITDVVKRIALAFPAVRFTLSGTDRSTVELPSVPADGDGLLRRLAQIMGKEFPENALPIDAERNGVGLTGYVSIPSFTRGNALNQFAYVNGRPVRDKLIASAIRGAYMDVLPRDRHAVTALFLSLDPALVDVNVHPAKADVRFRDPGLVRGLIVGAIRQALEGAGIRSATTGAAAMMDAFRVPENRPSGSGANGFGRGGPFGGADRPRGGWNVEQSPSRPLEETISPAAVSTGFAEARQAAFEVGPAVSADARAGVAEAPAELTRHPLGAARAQVHQNYIVAQTEDALVIVDQHAAHERLVYEALKQAIHARPLPSQMLLMPEIVDLPEEDAERLSAHADFLARLGLGLERFGPGAVAVRETPSLLGEVDAAALVRDLADEIADNDTANSLRERIDHIAATMACHGSVRSGRRLKPEEMNALLRQMEATPGSGTCNHGRPTYIELKLADIERLFGRR; encoded by the coding sequence ATGCCGATCCGCGCCCTTTCCGAGACCGTTATCAACCAGATCGCCGCCGGCGAGGTGATCGAACGGCCGGCGAGCGTGGTCAAGGAGCTGGTGGAAAACGCCCTCGATGCGGGCGCAAGCCGTGTCGAGGTGGCCACGGCGGGCGGCGGGCTGACGCTCATCCGCGTCATCGACGACGGCGGCGGCATCCCGGCCGAGGAGCTGCCGCTCGCGGTCGCCCGCCACTGCACGTCAAAGCTTTCCGACGACATCCACGATATCCGCACCCTCGGTTTCCGGGGCGAGGCCCTGCCCTCGATCGGCTCGGTGGCGCGTCTCACATTGCGCTCGCGCACGCCAGGCGGCGACGCCGGGGCGGAGATCATCGTGGACGGCGGACGATTGGGGCCGGTCAAGCCCGTGGCCGCCAATCGAGGCACCACGGTCGAAGTGCGCGACCTCTTCTTCGCCACGCCGGCGCGGCTCAAATTCATGAAGGGCGTGCGGGCGGAAACATCCGCCATCACGGATGTGGTGAAGCGCATCGCGCTTGCCTTTCCGGCCGTCCGGTTCACGCTGTCGGGCACGGACCGCAGCACGGTCGAGCTTCCGTCGGTGCCGGCGGACGGCGACGGGCTGCTGAGGCGGCTCGCCCAGATCATGGGAAAGGAATTCCCCGAGAACGCGCTCCCCATCGATGCGGAGCGGAACGGCGTCGGCCTGACAGGTTATGTCTCGATCCCGTCCTTCACGCGCGGCAACGCGCTGAACCAGTTCGCCTACGTAAACGGACGGCCGGTGCGCGACAAACTGATCGCCAGCGCCATCCGCGGCGCCTATATGGACGTGCTGCCGCGCGACCGGCACGCCGTCACGGCGCTTTTCCTCTCGCTCGATCCGGCACTGGTGGACGTCAACGTGCATCCGGCAAAAGCGGATGTGCGGTTTCGCGATCCGGGCCTCGTGCGCGGGCTGATCGTGGGTGCCATCCGCCAGGCGCTCGAGGGCGCCGGCATACGCTCCGCGACAACGGGCGCGGCCGCCATGATGGATGCCTTCCGTGTTCCCGAAAATCGCCCGTCCGGCAGTGGCGCGAACGGCTTCGGTCGCGGCGGGCCATTCGGTGGCGCCGATCGCCCCCGCGGCGGATGGAACGTGGAGCAGTCGCCCAGCCGCCCGTTGGAAGAGACGATCAGCCCCGCGGCGGTTTCCACCGGTTTTGCCGAAGCACGGCAGGCCGCCTTCGAAGTGGGGCCTGCCGTCAGTGCCGACGCGCGGGCAGGCGTTGCCGAAGCACCCGCCGAGCTCACCCGCCATCCGCTCGGTGCCGCCCGCGCGCAAGTGCATCAGAATTATATCGTCGCGCAGACGGAGGATGCGCTTGTCATCGTGGACCAGCACGCGGCACACGAACGTCTCGTCTACGAGGCCCTGAAGCAGGCGATCCACGCGCGCCCGCTTCCCTCGCAGATGCTGCTGATGCCCGAGATCGTCGACCTGCCGGAGGAGGATGCCGAGCGGCTCTCCGCCCATGCCGATTTCCTGGCCCGGCTCGGCCTGGGGCTCGAGCGCTTCGGGCCGGGGGCGGTCGCGGTGCGTGAGACGCCTTCGTTGCTGGGCGAAGTGGACGCCGCCGCGCTGGTGCGCGACCTCGCCGACGAGATCGCCGACAACGATACCGCCAACAGCCTCAGGGAACGCATCGACCACATCGCCGCCACGATGGCCTGCCACGGCTCCGTCCGTTCCGGCCGGAGGCTCAAGCCCGAGGAAATGAACGCGCTTCTAAGGCAGATGGAAGCCACACCCGGCTCAGGCACGTGCAATCACGGCCGTCCGACCTATATCGAGCTCAAGCTCGCCGATATCGAGAGGCTCTTCGGGCGCCGCTGA
- a CDS encoding DUF2093 domain-containing protein, whose translation MNRFEGPGAREARIRYLDGDFQVLTPGAFVRCAVTGEAIPLEELKYWSVARQEPYMNAEVSLQRELELNPPVRQH comes from the coding sequence ATGAACCGTTTCGAGGGCCCGGGTGCCCGGGAAGCACGCATCCGTTATCTCGACGGGGACTTTCAGGTCCTGACCCCCGGCGCTTTCGTTCGCTGTGCCGTCACCGGAGAGGCCATCCCGCTTGAAGAGCTGAAATATTGGAGCGTCGCGCGCCAGGAGCCCTATATGAACGCGGAAGTGTCGCTCCAGCGGGAACTCGAGCTCAACCCACCCGTCCGGCAGCACTGA
- a CDS encoding GGDEF domain-containing protein, whose amino-acid sequence MKFVPPVLFLLFGIALFGLWALERKLRFAMTLAVGFCVLSLAMFSQFAGLPPDIGQNAVISGFLYAASMALVGDGILQRSGKRFPAWLAALYLAGITGGLWYFFYIDRNLIARIYILNFGMGLILLHAAWRARFLFAGTWTDKALLFLLLVSGLHFFPRTLLTIRSVTMPTTPRQFGETDFWHALVLSTSIIGAMGGLCLLAILVVDIVSKLRQERDLDPLTGVLNRRGLERQSRRLEKVEAGSTSVIVVCDLDRFKAINDTYGHHVGDTVLAAFAEIIRQNVRKQDIVARTGGEEFVLVLRDISQDQAFGFSERVRKAVEKTRFIGVSAIEPVTCCFGLARIRPGEPLWASLKRADKALYQAKRAGRNQTRAEWQADPAGAMAARKP is encoded by the coding sequence ATGAAGTTCGTTCCGCCCGTTCTATTCCTCCTCTTCGGAATCGCCCTGTTCGGTCTCTGGGCCCTGGAGCGGAAGCTGCGCTTCGCCATGACGCTTGCGGTAGGCTTCTGCGTCCTCTCGCTCGCCATGTTCAGCCAGTTCGCGGGACTTCCGCCCGACATAGGGCAAAACGCGGTGATATCCGGCTTTCTGTACGCCGCAAGCATGGCGCTGGTGGGCGACGGCATCCTGCAGCGCTCCGGCAAGCGGTTCCCCGCTTGGCTTGCCGCGCTCTACCTGGCGGGGATTACCGGCGGGCTCTGGTACTTCTTCTATATCGACCGCAACCTCATCGCCCGGATCTACATCCTCAATTTCGGCATGGGTCTCATCCTGCTGCATGCGGCCTGGCGCGCCCGCTTCCTGTTCGCAGGCACCTGGACGGACAAGGCGCTGCTTTTCCTGCTGCTCGTATCCGGCCTGCATTTCTTTCCCCGCACGCTCCTTACGATCCGGTCCGTGACGATGCCCACCACACCGCGACAGTTCGGCGAGACCGATTTCTGGCATGCGTTGGTGCTGTCGACGTCTATCATCGGCGCAATGGGCGGCCTGTGCCTGCTCGCGATCCTCGTGGTGGACATCGTTTCCAAGCTCAGACAGGAACGCGATCTCGATCCGCTCACCGGCGTGTTGAACCGGCGCGGACTGGAACGCCAATCGCGCCGATTGGAGAAGGTGGAAGCGGGCTCCACCAGCGTGATCGTGGTGTGCGACCTCGATCGCTTCAAGGCGATCAACGATACCTATGGGCACCATGTGGGGGACACCGTGCTCGCCGCCTTCGCGGAGATCATCCGTCAGAACGTGCGCAAGCAGGACATCGTGGCGCGAACGGGCGGCGAGGAATTCGTATTGGTTCTGCGTGACATCAGCCAAGACCAGGCTTTTGGCTTTTCGGAACGGGTGCGCAAGGCCGTGGAAAAGACACGCTTTATCGGTGTCAGTGCGATCGAGCCGGTAACCTGCTGCTTCGGCCTCGCCCGCATCCGCCCCGGCGAACCGCTCTGGGCCAGTCTCAAACGCGCCGACAAGGCGCTCTACCAGGCGAAGCGGGCGGGCCGGAACCAAACCCGCGCGGAGTGGCAGGCAGACCCGGCGGGAGCAATGGCGGCCCGCAAGCCGTGA
- the lpxK gene encoding tetraacyldisaccharide 4'-kinase, producing MATGDAPPFWWEKPDWRAWALWPVSSIYGFAARTRMRTARREKVAAAVLCIGNLTVGGEGKTPVAIALAREAKARKLKVGFLSRGYGGSFSAPHLVNPEEDSARVVGDEPLLLARHALTVVTPDRAAGARRLVQAGCELIVMDDGFQSARIHMDYALIVVDARRGLGNGHVIPGGPLRAPLVDQMRFADAIVTMGQGSAADAVVRSASRAGRPVFAARIRPRGRSGMRGKRVLAFAGIGNPQKFYATLQEAGAEVVATRSFPDHHPFSEEEVGELASRASADGLTMVTTEKDLVRLRHAPGNVRDFAASVVALPVEAVFEEPGAPDAILRDTMAAWRERMMKG from the coding sequence ATGGCGACCGGGGACGCGCCGCCCTTCTGGTGGGAGAAGCCGGACTGGCGCGCCTGGGCGCTGTGGCCGGTGTCCTCCATCTACGGGTTTGCGGCGCGCACGCGCATGCGCACGGCCAGGCGCGAGAAAGTTGCGGCGGCTGTGCTCTGCATCGGCAATCTCACGGTTGGCGGCGAGGGAAAGACTCCGGTCGCCATCGCGCTCGCCAGGGAGGCGAAGGCGCGCAAACTGAAGGTGGGTTTCCTGAGCCGTGGCTATGGCGGCAGCTTTTCCGCGCCCCATCTGGTCAATCCGGAGGAGGATTCCGCCCGTGTCGTAGGGGACGAACCGCTGCTCCTCGCCCGCCACGCCTTGACCGTTGTGACGCCGGATCGCGCGGCGGGCGCACGGCGGCTCGTGCAGGCTGGCTGTGAACTGATCGTCATGGACGACGGTTTTCAGAGTGCGCGCATCCACATGGACTATGCCCTCATCGTCGTGGATGCGCGGCGCGGCCTGGGCAACGGCCATGTCATCCCCGGCGGGCCCCTGCGGGCGCCGCTCGTGGATCAGATGCGTTTCGCCGACGCAATCGTGACGATGGGCCAGGGAAGTGCTGCCGATGCCGTCGTGCGCAGCGCCTCGCGCGCGGGCCGGCCGGTCTTTGCGGCCCGCATCCGCCCGCGCGGCAGGAGCGGCATGAGGGGCAAGCGCGTGCTTGCCTTCGCGGGCATCGGCAACCCGCAGAAATTCTACGCCACGCTGCAGGAGGCCGGCGCGGAGGTCGTAGCGACGCGCTCTTTCCCCGACCACCATCCCTTCAGCGAGGAGGAGGTCGGTGAGCTGGCGTCCAGGGCTTCGGCGGATGGCCTGACGATGGTCACCACGGAAAAGGACCTCGTGCGGCTTCGCCACGCGCCGGGAAATGTGCGGGACTTCGCCGCCTCGGTGGTGGCGTTGCCGGTGGAAGCCGTGTTCGAGGAGCCCGGCGCACCGGACGCCATCCTTCGCGACACGATGGCGGCCTGGCGGGAGCGGATGATGAAAGGCTAG